One Polynucleobacter sp. MG-5-Ahmo-C2 genomic window carries:
- a CDS encoding ABC transporter ATP-binding protein — protein sequence MLSIKNLEAGYGKVKVLHGINIDVPKGQVITLIGSNGAGKTTTMRAITGMIKPTAGEVTLGGEKIDGYDSHKIARLGLAHSPEGRRVFTTMSVTDNLLLGAFPRFTGSRPKGDIKSDLEKSLEMFPRLKERRNQLAGTLSGGEQQMLAMARAVMLNPEIILLDEPSMGLAPILVEEVFKIISNLKSQGVTMLLVEQFAAAALNVADYGYVLENGKIATHGPAAKLKDDPAVKAAYLGGAGGH from the coding sequence ATGTTATCTATTAAAAATCTTGAAGCCGGTTACGGCAAAGTTAAAGTCCTTCATGGCATCAATATTGATGTTCCTAAAGGGCAAGTGATCACCTTGATTGGCTCTAACGGTGCAGGTAAAACGACCACGATGCGCGCTATCACTGGCATGATTAAGCCAACTGCTGGTGAAGTGACGCTTGGTGGTGAAAAAATTGATGGCTACGATTCTCATAAGATCGCCCGCCTTGGCTTGGCCCACAGCCCCGAAGGTCGTCGCGTTTTTACGACTATGTCTGTGACTGACAATTTATTGCTTGGCGCATTCCCTCGTTTTACGGGTAGCCGCCCTAAGGGCGATATCAAGAGCGATCTTGAAAAGTCTTTAGAAATGTTCCCGCGCCTTAAAGAGCGCCGCAATCAATTAGCGGGTACTTTATCTGGTGGCGAACAGCAAATGTTGGCAATGGCTCGTGCAGTGATGTTAAATCCAGAAATCATTCTTTTAGATGAGCCATCAATGGGCTTGGCGCCGATCTTGGTTGAAGAAGTCTTTAAGATTATTTCCAATCTCAAGTCACAGGGCGTCACGATGTTATTGGTGGAGCAGTTCGCAGCCGCAGCTTTGAATGTCGCTGACTATGGCTACGTGCTTGAGAACGGCAAGATTGCTACTCATGGACCAGCTGCAAAACTTAAAGATGATCCAGCCGTGAAGGCTGCTTACTTGGGCGGTGCTGGTGGGCACTAA
- a CDS encoding sulfite exporter TauE/SafE family protein: protein MDYSILISPSLGILVGILMGLTGAGGGILSVPLLIFVMHFSVAEAAPISLLAIAIASSVGAILGLKNKILRYKASGFMAIFGLLLSPVGLWLAQRIPNAPLLILFSCTLFYVSITLFIRAGREILGMPSVERKPPPCLINPDKGKLDWNIPCARALMFSGGLAGFLSGLLGVGGGFVIVPFLKRYTDLSAQSIVATSLGVLAIIASGSALFSIASGNMNVLVAAPYSLGALVGLLIGREFGKKLSGPRLQQIFSVLVFVVAIGLIIKGLSTI, encoded by the coding sequence ATGGACTACTCAATATTAATCAGCCCCTCCTTGGGGATTCTTGTTGGAATCCTCATGGGCTTAACTGGTGCCGGTGGCGGAATTCTATCTGTCCCCCTGTTAATTTTTGTGATGCACTTTAGTGTGGCCGAGGCAGCACCTATTTCACTCTTGGCGATTGCAATCGCCTCTTCAGTCGGAGCTATCTTAGGCTTAAAGAATAAAATTCTGCGCTACAAAGCATCTGGCTTTATGGCAATTTTTGGTTTGTTACTTTCACCCGTTGGACTCTGGCTAGCTCAACGAATCCCCAATGCACCGTTATTAATTCTCTTTAGCTGCACTCTGTTTTATGTCTCAATCACTCTGTTTATTCGAGCCGGAAGAGAAATCCTTGGAATGCCGTCAGTCGAAAGAAAGCCGCCGCCTTGCCTCATCAATCCAGATAAAGGCAAGTTAGACTGGAATATCCCCTGCGCAAGAGCATTGATGTTTTCAGGGGGCTTAGCAGGCTTTTTATCTGGGCTTCTAGGGGTTGGTGGTGGCTTTGTGATTGTGCCCTTTCTAAAGCGCTATACCGATCTATCCGCACAGTCGATCGTGGCAACTTCTCTAGGAGTACTTGCAATAATTGCTAGTGGGAGCGCCCTATTCTCAATTGCCTCAGGCAATATGAATGTATTGGTTGCTGCACCTTACTCTCTGGGAGCCTTAGTTGGCCTGCTTATTGGTAGGGAGTTTGGCAAGAAGCTCAGTGGGCCCAGATTGCAGCAGATTTTCTCTGTACTCGTATTTGTCGTCGCTATTGGCCTGATTATCAAAGGTCTGAGCACCATATGA